In one window of Acidobacteriota bacterium DNA:
- the csm2 gene encoding type III-A CRISPR-associated protein Csm2: MRDKQQAERRDQKDKKTEEVKGYIKGLTNLKDYIAEKLVKHAEELGKLLAAGREKEISKRQIRLIFSAIKKMELRGFDRGRLLLLKPKLAYPYGKNRKLKQFKEIITICIDKVKDEDDFKKLVDFVEAILAYHKAYDNTYEEKNNGSEESVKPQR; this comes from the coding sequence ATGAGAGATAAACAGCAAGCGGAGAGAAGAGATCAAAAAGATAAAAAAACAGAGGAGGTTAAAGGGTATATCAAAGGGTTGACAAATTTAAAAGATTATATAGCTGAGAAGTTGGTGAAACATGCTGAGGAGTTAGGAAAATTATTGGCGGCTGGACGAGAAAAGGAAATTTCTAAGCGACAAATACGGTTAATATTTAGCGCGATAAAGAAGATGGAATTGCGGGGATTTGATAGAGGCAGATTACTTCTCCTAAAGCCAAAACTTGCTTATCCTTATGGAAAAAACCGTAAACTTAAGCAATTTAAGGAGATAATAACCATCTGCATCGATAAGGTTAAAGACGAGGATGATTTTAAAAAATTGGTAGATTTCGTGGAGGCTATCCTAGCCTACCATAAAGCTTATGATAACACTTATGAGGAGAAGAATAATGGAAGTGAGGAAAGCGTTAAGCCTCAAAGGTAA